The following coding sequences are from one Humulus lupulus chromosome X, drHumLupu1.1, whole genome shotgun sequence window:
- the LOC133803485 gene encoding uncharacterized protein LOC133803485, with protein MRPETAQGIFVNFKDLYYYNGNKLPFAAAQIGQAFRNENQSWLGSLINTIVGNLKLSISNIHIRYEDSERCDLGETLSFLLSGSRFLDMALKKANLLIELSNSTLIFWNQLQEMQSIFWMMSFSVYQSILLLQDGYKDMLKLADKFSAFNQRLKYAHFRPHVSVKSDPHSWWKYAYRAVSDKVKKGRLM; from the exons ATGCGGCCAGAAACTGCACAGGGCATATTTGTTAACTTCAAAGACTTGTACTATTACAATGGGAACAAGCTTCCTTTTGCTGCTGCTCAAATTGGCCAGGCTTTCAGAAATGAG AATCAATCATGGTTGGGTTCCCTTATCAACACTATAGTTGGAAATTTGAAACTCTCAATTTCAAATATTCATATCAGATACGAGGACAGTGAAAG GTGTGACCTTGGAGAAACTCTTAGCTTCCTTCTGAGTGGGTCCAG GTTTTTAGATATGGCACTGAAGAAGGCAAACCTGCTGATAGAATTGTCAAACAGCACACTTATATTCTGGAACCAATTACAGGAAATGCAAAGTATATTCTGGATGATGTCATTCTCTGTTTATCAAAG TATCTTGTTGTTGCAGGATGGATACAAAGATATGTTAAAACTAGCTGATAAGTTTTCTGCCTTTAATCAACGCTTAAAATATGCGCATTTTCGTCCACATGTTTCCGTGAAATCTGATCCTCATTCTTGGTGGAAGTATGCTTATAGAGCTGTATCTGACAAAGTGAAGAAGGGAAG ATTGATGTAG